The genomic window AAAATGAAACAAATCTACTCCGCCGACACAACAACCTGATATCGCTACACATGCCCTGCTGCCATCATTTCTCCGGCTGACCCTTGACCGTGATCAAAGGAGTGACGCGAGGTTAAATCGCAAATTCAGACGCTGGTCGTACATGTATTGTTACAAACGCCACACTCGTCTCCCTGTCATAAGTTATCCATCGTTCAAGGCCCATTTTCAGGGTCTCTGCTGAACCTCCACTGACGCGACAGCTTAGTCGATCTTGATGGAGGAGTAAATCTTGCGGACAAACCACCAGCTTGCAAAGTAGCCAATGGAGCCTGTGCGTCATGTTAGATGTGAATAATGATATTAGGACGGGCAACTTACCAGCAAGGATAAAGAAGAGGAACGAGATGAGGGCACTGTAGCCGATGTAGAGAACAGTACCAGCAAGACCGCCCAGCTTGACCTTGGTGACAAGGTACAGCAGGCAGTTGAGGAAGATGTAGCCACCGCTCATGCCGGCAGCGAGGAAAGACCTCCACTGCCAGTTATAGTTCTCCGAGCAAAGCAGGAAGTAGACCATCAGAATGGTGACGGCGGCGCAAACGACAATCATGAGACCATAGCAAAGGAACAGGAAACCGAACATATAGTAAATCCTGCTGAACCAGATAGAGCTGATGATGAAGTACAGCTCGACAAAGATGGCACCGAAGGGAAGGAGACCCACGATGAGCATGCTGGGAATGGGCTTGAGATAGGTGCTCACAGGAGGAATCTGTCGAGGAATCTGGTTGGTGCGGACAGGGGGCTCAAAACCAGGGGCGCGGAAACCAAGCCAGGAGCCAGCAACCGATAGagggatggagatgatgaaccAGATGGCGACGAGAACAAGCATGGTGGTGAAAGGAACCGCACCCGATGACTGCTTAGCCCAAAGGAAGAGGTCCAGAAGGAAGAAGCAGGAAAAGACGATTCCGGGAACCAGGAGAGGAGTCAAGGCGATGTTGAGCTTCCAAGCCTCACCCTGCCAGGCCTTGTAAGTTCGGGCCGAGACGTAGCCACCAACGAAGCCAAGGACAGTGTAGAGGAGAATCATGATGGTGCCGAGAGAGCCACGGTTGGAGGGAGACAGGAATCCAAGCAGGGCAAACAGAATAGTGCAGCCCGTCATGCAGAACAGCTGAACACCGTTACCCGCAAGGATGGACAGGagaagagggcgaggagggggTCGGAAGACATCGCCATGAACCAGCTTCCAGCCAGAATCCTCCTGAACACCATCCTCGACGACCGAGGTGCCACCAAAATCGTCGAGGTCGATCTGATCAAGTCGGTTATAACGCGCAATGTCCTTCTTGAGGGCTCGAACCAGGATCGACATGACAGTCAaaacgaggatgacgacaatAATAGCAGTGTCGATAAGCCAGAACCAGTGAATCTTGGGGTCGAAGACGTGCAAATACTTGTCCCAACGCGTAGCCCAGGCGGTATCAGACTTGCGCCAGTAAACACTGTAGCTGAAGGCAACCGTTTTCTCCTTGCCATTGAACACAATGGGCTGGTGGTTACCACAGTCCGCCTTGCCTCCGTACTCCTTGGAGCTGGGCTCCACGACAACGCCGACAACACGGCGCTGGCTAGCATCGTTGTTAACCTCGTGGTACTCGACCCAGATCTCGTAGTggttgttgaagaggatGTTGTCGCTCTCGTCGTCCTGGCCGAGCAAGAAGCCAGAGCTGTAAAAAGTAGTGCCCGTCAACTGGTCCTTAATCTGCTGACCAGCAGGGAGACCGTCGACCAGCCAGTTCAAGCTGTAACCCTGCTCGATGCGGCTCTTGACGAAGGTGATGGACTTTTCGGGGTACGTCGTCTCGCAAAGGGGCTTGCAGGTCTCGTTCTTGCCCATGATAAGCTCGAAGGGGGAGGTCATGATTCGGTCTCCGAAGAGAATGCTGCCTAGACTCTCTGACACATATTGAGGTCCACCTTCGGGCTGGCAAAATTGGAACGCGGGATGATAGTAGTCGTACGAGACAACCGAGTGCAGGCGAGCATCTTGAGGCGCGGCGACGGGCTTGATGCTGTTGACGTAGAGAGGGACCTTGTCTCCGTCCTTGTACGTGGTCGGGGCGACACCGGGGAGGTagaaggccgaggccagCTGGGGAACCGCTAGGAGCGAGGTAAGAAGCGCCGTTGAAGGCGCAAAGTCTCTGAAATGCATCTTGAAGGGTTGGTCATGCGCAGACAGGCGTAAATCTAATGGAACGAGTGTTGCGAAAGATAGATGCTAGATGTCGAGTCCGGGTTGGAGCTGACGACAATGCGCGGATCGAGATTCCGCGACAGCGAGGGAAGAAAATGCAAGACCAGATAGTCTGCCAACAAGAGGCTCAAGAGCTCTTGCTTCGACTGGCGGTCGTTGATACGATGGATATTGTGGTGAATCAAGCCAGCGGAAAAGCTGCACGAGTTAGACGCCAACTCAGGGAGCTTCGAGGCCACTTTGGACTTCAGGTCCCTATTATCTGGCCAAGTTCCAGACAAACAGCTCGGCGCCTCGCTTAGTCAGGAGATAAGTCCGGAAGATCCCCTTGCCGGGACGGGGATCGGCAGCAAGCGAGAGCAGGTGTGGTGTGGCGCAAGGTGGCTAGTGTTACAGGCCTGCAGATTCTCCAACATGGCCCCGCTAAAAAGTTGAAGCAGCCAAAACTTTTTGACGAGACATCCAACCTCGCGTCTACGTCTCGGACACATACAACAAGATGGCGGCCCCAACGACATTACCAGCGCTGCTGACCTCGCTGACGCAGTCGCTTTCTTCTGCGCTCGAGGTCACCCCCAAAATCGCCGCCATTGAACACCAAAAGGACGGCATCTCCCTCCTCGACGTAAAGAACGAACTGCTCCTTTCCTACCTACAAAACCTCGTCTTCTTGATTCTCCTCAAGCTACGAAACTCCAAGTCGGATTCTGAAAAGTCAGACGAAGATGATTCCGAGCTGGACGAATCCGTGCGATCAAAACTGGTGGAGCTGCGTCTGTACCTGGAGAGGGGAGCCCGACCACTAGAGGAGAAGCTGCGCTATTCTATCGACCGATTCCTTCGAACAGCCGACGATGTGGAGCGTGAGAGAAAGGCAGCTGAAATGGAACAGAAGGAGTCTGGATCTGAAGACGATTCTGAGGAGGAttctgaggaggagagcgagACCGAGGCTATCTCCCGTAAACCTGGCGAACTTTCAGCAGCACCCAAATTCGGAGCTCTGGTTAGCGATGTTGCGGCCGAGAAGTCGCGCGATGGAGGAGCGCCAGGAGTTTACCGTCCTCCCAGGCGAGAACGCCAGGTCATGGACGCCCCTCAGCGTCGCGACAAGTCAGACAGGCGCGCCATCAAGTCGCATACTATGGAAGAGTTTGTTGCTTCAGAGCTTTCTTCTGCTCCTCTGGCCCAGCCCAGCATTGGTACGACCATTGTGCAGGGTGGTCGCAAGATGAAGACGGATGCCGAGCGaaaggaggaggcggagcgCCGAGAATACGAAGAGACCAACTTCACTCGTCTCCCCaaggagagcaagaaggAACGAGCCAAGAAGGCGAAGCAATCTGGTCGCAGCAATCGCATGCAGTTTGGTGGCGAGGAGTGGCACAACCTTGGAGAGGGTGTTGACCGCATCGATCGTCTCACCAAGCGCAAGCAATCAGGCGGTGGTGTTCGCGCGCTCTTGGACAAGAGCCGAAAGCGCGGCATTGACACTACGGATGGACCTCGTGGTAGCGGCATGGGACCTGGAATTGGAGAGAGGTTTAACAAGAGGGTCAAGGTGCTGGAgggaggacgacgagaccGCGGCAAGGGTGGCCGTTAGAGGGTTGAACATTATAGAGCATTTTCTTGGGCGACTGCATGGGTTGATTTGGGCTCGTCTTACTTGAACTACCTACCATActggcgatgatggtgtcAAGTACTGGATGAGAATAATGTTGTAGAGCTAAAAGCCAAATGGTCTCTGCTTGTTGAAAGCCAAGTAAACGGTTAAAAAGTTGAATAGATTGAGAGGAGTTGCCGAGAAATCCATCTTGACGGCCATAAAAAAGATTCATGTCTAACCCAGGGACCCTTCATGATGGGATGCCGCGATAAGATAAGGCCCAAACTTTGGCGGGGGACGAGCTTTGGAAATTTCTCCGGCGCCCCTCCAACGTTGAATATGACCAACTCGACAAAGCAATTGCCGTGATACCCTCTTTCTTATTTGTTCTCTAATAAACATTGTCGCAAGGAATACGGAAGGAGCAGACGAATTTCATATTTGAACCTCGCGAACTGGACTGTCGATCGTCTGCAACTACGGTTGTCTGCGAGCACAGCGCATCTGTCGCAAAGCTACCCTtcatctcgacctcgacaGCTCGCAGCGTCAAGCCTTGAAGCTTCTCCAACACTCTGATAACTATCGCATAcaccttatatcttataaaatgGCTACTCGACCTGATGAGTCCGTGACCCCAATGGACGTCGACGACATCGACCCCAAGCTCCAGCAATCAGCATCCACAAACACCAtagacgacgatgacgaagacgaccCCGTCACGGCCACCTACAACGTCTTCATAAACCCCTCCCTCCCGCTgggccgccgcctcctcatccttcagCACCCAAACACCGCCAGCGACACCCCTCAGGCTGCGCCCACCGAGCTCCGCCTCAAGACGCGCGCAGGCATGGTCGAGGTCGACCTTCCCCTCGACCACAGCGTCGCCTACGACCGCGAGAAGGGTCTCAAGTGGGGAAAGGGGCTGCAGGCTTCCATGGCGGCCAAGAATGGTGGTAGTCATGGTCTGGCTGGTGGCTTTGGCGTCGGTGGTGTGCAGGGTCGGggtgggaggaagaaggctgaggaggacgcTGATAACTTGGACTGGGCTGAGGCTGTCCGGCAGGACAAGGTGTTGAGGACGCAGACTCTGGGCGGGCATTATCCCAAAACTCAGAAGCAGCTACACATGGTTGGCGTCTTTCAAGGGAGTGAGTACCCCCCATTTCTTACTGCGTAATGCATTCTCTAACAAGTACTTCAGAGGAGCTCCATCTCACCCCCGTCTCATCCCTCGTTATGCTTCGTCCTCAGCTACACCACATAGACGCAGCCGTTCAACTCGATCGCCAAGCCACCTCAAAGGATGCGGGCCCGTCTTCAGGTGCTGGCACTGCCCGCGCTATCCACATGACAGTCAAGACCACCGGAGACGGCGATACCGTCACTACCGAAACTATGGCTGACCGCCTGCGTGCCGTCCAGTCCGAAAACTGGCGCACCCTGCGCTTCACCGACGAGAACGAGGAGGCCGCCTGGGAGGTCTATAACGAGAGTCTGTTCCTGCGTCCTACCGAGGGTGAAGAAATCCAGGGCGAAGAGACAAAGGGCAAGGAGACAAAGGCTGACGTTGCTGCAAAGGAGGAGCGGCCGTTGGAGGATGCTGTTCCCCATTTGGGCCGCAAGTGGGATGATGACCAGTACTTTGAGGCTGTCTTCAAAGTGAAGAAGCCCAAACCCGGCTTCCCAAGCGAATCTTAGAAAGAACCCAGCAAGGATGCCTTGGTCGAGGATCACCAAGAGACCGACCCAAAGGAACTGAGCGGAGTGACAAAGCACCTCCCTCGACGTCCAAAACACCAAGCTACGACCTCGGACAACATGATGGTTGACTAGGCTGGCCGCCAATGGCAACGAGGTCCTGGAGATGGTTGAAACACGGTTGCATGAGACGGCGTAATAGGATACAATGCAATTCATAGAATGGGGAATCAATGCAATGAGACACTGATCACGGGGCACCTCCAGATCGCTTTGCAAAAACGCGTATAATTCGAAAtactatataacttattctCGATAGAAAAGAGCCCGCTCCCAAACTCTCTCCACGAGTAGTCAGTCGTCCGACATGGTAACCTATGCCGGTAACACAAGAGTGCGCTGAGCTGAGCACTCTACGCTTTGATATTTGGTACACCCATCATGCAATGCCAACCGCGATGCGTCGTTCCCAATattctcctccatcaacccGTAAACTCGATTCTCTTTTTTGTGCACCACGCATTATCCCGGTTCTCCCTAGTGCTCCCAAATGCCAGCCCAGAAACCCCAAGAATCGCCATCGACTGCGTGCAATATCAAACGTCTGTTTactggagaagctcaacatcCAACCCGATGGAACGCATAAACAGGTTGACGCTGTTCAGCCGGTCGGCCGCCATAGCTGGAGGCAGCGTCTTTGAAACAGTAACCGTGTCCAGGACGCGGTCCTTGACAGCCAAGACAAGGCGAGTCTGTTGGTCGTGAGACGCGCTGACGCCCATGGCTGCAAGAAGTTGCCACACATAGACGTCCTCTCCGGTGTTGACACTACCGGGGAAGATGTGAGGCAACGAAGGCTCAAGTCTGCTGAACAAGGTCTCAAAAGTGCGATCCCTAATAGTTGTTAGCTCGAATCCAAATGTCTACTCGAGGGCTCACATACCATTTATCCCATTGCTCTGGAGTGCCGGCGCCCGTTTGCTTGAGGAGGACGGCACGGCTAAGAATAAGTGTCAACATGGACACGCCGATTCTTGATCTGGCGATGAGGTCCACGTTGAGCTTTGTGGCAATGAGGTTGAGGACGCCGTCAACAATATCCAAACCAGTATCATTGAAGTACTGCATCAATGATGGCATCACAGTAGAGATGAACAGTTCAATCTTCTCTCGCATTCGCGCGTTAAGAGTAGTCACCTCACCTGGGTTGATGGCTGCGCCTTGCACAACATCCAACTGATCGAGATGGTAGATGATCATGGTCAAGATGGTAGTTCGTTGCTCAAAAGAGAGGTGAGGGAAGATTCGCGGAATGGCCTTCTCACCCTTGGCGCAAGACAAGAAAGCAATGAAGGGGTGAGGAACGATGACTCCAATCGGCTCATGGACCTTCAGTTCACCCCAAAGCTTGGCGTTGTAAGCCTCCAGAATGGTAGCCCATTCCTTGTGCTTGTTCTCCAGTTCCTCGTCGGGGCTCGTCATGGGAGGGGGAATAAGTCGAACGTGGTCCTCAATCTGCATCAGGGTCTGGTACACCTTCTCCACGTTGCGCAGAATCGTCTTTCGGTCAAGGCTGGAGCCCTTCTTTCCGCTGCTTGGACGCTGGTGGTCGCTCTCGGTTCGCTTGATGTTAAGGAGAGGCTTGGGCGTCTTTGCGTTGCTGAAGGAAATCTTGCCTAGACTGCCGGCGATGACAAGCTGGGGGTTCTTAggcttgttcttggcagcctcaacAGCTCGCTGGACCTGCTGTTCCATTCGCTGGAAGTGGTTCTCAGCAGGTCGGCCATGTCGTCGCATGCCACCCTGGCGGCTGCCAGTCTGGTACAGGTACGTCTGGGCAAAGTTGCTGAGAGGCTGGCTGGGGTTCTGGCGCTGGCCGGCTCGGATGTGGCTGTAAACCTGATAGTAGAAATCCTCCGCAATGGACGCATCTGAACCATCAACTGGGTTGCCGGTGGCGGCGACGAGCTGTTGGAGCTGGATGCGGGTGATGAAGTTTTTGTCTTGCGGAGTCATCAAGCCATTGTCCTTTGAGAGAAGCCAGATCTTGTGGTTACGCTTGGCCCTCTTCGTCTCTTGATCCAAAAAGGCtgccttctcttcctccgacATCTGCATCATCTGAGGATGCGCTTGCAACTGAGCGAGACTGGGGGTGGCGCCATGGGAGTGCTTGGCCTGGTGGCCATGAGGCGCCGCCCGCGCATCGGGGGTAGAGCGGTTAGGGTTCTGCAGGATCTGGGTAGGTTGGACCGGGAGCTGGTGCTGTTGAACAGGAGTTGCCTGAAGGCCTTGGGCTGGCGGCGTGGGCTTCGGCTGGATGCTCTGAGGCCGTTGCAAGATAGTCACTGGGTGGCCATGTCCATGCTGCTGGGGAGGTTGCTGCTGAACAGGATAtccaggaggaggctgtTGATAAGCCAGCTCCGCGACAGGAGGCTGAGGGGTCGGTTTCTTGGGCTGAGCTCGCATAgcagcctcaacctcctccagacTCATGACCTTGCGACTAGAAGCGGACGGAATAGATTGAACAGGAGGAGCGGGAGAAGGCTGCTTGGCGGGCTTGGCTGGTCCAATGCCCCAGATACTTCTGTCGACGTGGAGATCGGGAAGCGGTTCGGGGTCTCGGTACTTTTCATAGCCAGAGCGTACAGGCTGTTGGATGGGCTGGTTGGAGTAGTACGAGTGCATATCGGCGGCGCCATACTGAGGAACTGCGGGGGTGGTCTTGATCGCGGGTCCCTGGCGATGGAATCGGAGATGTTCTTCCTCAATAGCACCGGCAACCTTGGCTGTCTGGCCGAAAAAGTCGAAATCTTTGCCCACACTCTTTCCCACTGTAGGGCCACTATCTCCAAAAGTATCGTCATTGAACGCATCGCCGGTTTCCTCAAGCTGAtctccaagaccatcatAGGTATCCTCAAAGTCGAGAGCATCGTCGCCGTCTCCATCCCTGCCCGACAACCCTGCAAAGGGGTCGTGGGCTTGGGAGAAGCCAGGAGCCGCCGTGTTATGGCGGCCGGTTGCGTCGAAACCGAAGAATGACATGTTGGTTATCAGATTCGAAAGTAAAGGAGTGAACGGTGATTGTGCTAGGAAGAAATTAGTATTGTGTCTGAAGGCCAGGTTAAGTAACTTTTAGCAGCCCTGAGCTTCGAGCCCCGCCCAAGCTGTCCTCCAGCGCTCCCCTGCCTGACAGACGACAGATCGTGGTCCTTTGGAAGAATTAAAGGATGTGTTGCCAAGTTTCGGATTTCGATATCCTAGAACCAACGCTCATTCCTATGTGGCCCCTCTACTGGATTTGTCGCGCACATTGTACATATGTGATCTGGGCATATCCAAGTCGTCCTCGGAGTCGTGCATGTCGACTAGCCTTGCTACTGTCCTGGCAGAGTGATGTTCATCATTTCCCCGTTCGCCCCATCCACAGGTCCCTTTGGCGAAATGTCGTTGATGGTCCAGGAAGGTTCGGGCTTCAGAGAAGCACCCAGAAGTCTGCTCTGGACGAAGCCGCAGATATAACCAGACGCATGGTAGAGCCTCAAAACGCAAAAGGCCAAAGAAAAGTACTCACCACTAAGAAAAGGAGATCCTTGCGGGGTCGGCCAACGCGCACAAATCTATCATGATGTCTTTGAACAAGTCGGGCTCGAGAGGTTTGTATCCTAGCCAACCATGCAAAGATAGCAGGAAGCTGGCGGCGATGGGGAGATAAGGTTCGCAGAGCTCTGGCCAAACGCCGAGAGGTTGAAGATGCTGCGGGAGGCCGGCTGACGGAGAGCGCGGTGCAGAAGAGATGCGCGGCGAGGCTCTTCTGCCAACGATGATGCGACGAGGAGCCAGCGATGTGCTCCAAGCCTTTCCCCACATGTGGGATATTCCGTTCCCGGAGCACGGACCTGCGCAGGCAAGATAGAATCACGTGAGTATCCACGTGAGGGGACTTTTCGAAGAGCTCCATTGCCTGCAAGGGCGTTATAGCTTGTAAGCCTCAAAACACTGATTTCAAAGCTCAGAGGTGAGACCCTGCTGTGATGCATGGCCCTGATGCAGCTGGAAAGGATATTCCTGTTTTAGATCGCGATACCGTGCTCCAATTGAACGCAATGCGTTCTTGAACTTGCATGCAACGACTGGGGAGTTGCATTGCTCTGTAACCGCTTGCAGCTTACTTCGACCTCCGCGTTTCTTCTGAGGAACGGATGGAAACAATTATCGCCAGCCGATGACATCGTCGAGTGGTTTTTAGACGACGAGTCTGCTAGAAACGGACAGATCTTCCTTTTCTTACCCTTCCTGCACGTATGTGTCAATCTGCAGCAAGGACGCAGTGGTCAAATGCCTGATGAATTGGGGAGTTAGCTGTCCATTCTTTTCCAATCTTCCTGTGACGAACCCCCTCTACGGCTCCCTCAAGTGTATCCAAAGACATAGTATGGTTTGTCAAGCCTTATGGCGCGGAGTGAGTCGCTGGCCATCATTTATTTGACGCAGGAGAGCTGAGGTCGTGCAGTAGCTGGTGGGCTCGAGTGAAATTGCGACGAAAGGAACGGCTACCACGGAACGATACACATGTCGCCATTTCATCTCAAGCTTGATGACTCCTAGGCGCAATTGCTGACCTGTACCTAACCTGGGAATGGAAGTGCATGATACGGAAGAGATAGAGATTCTTTCCTGTCTGTACCCGTAGTTCAAGATAACGAGCTTCAATATCAAGCACTTCTATTTGCAGACGATACATCTGCCCTCCCTCGACCTTTCGACAAAAGCTGAAACAAGGGGTCTGGCAATCCTCCCCTGTCGATAATAGCCTCGTAAGCAGAAGAAAGGGAGACGACGCTTGCAGAGAAGGTGGGGAGAATTGAGCTGTTACAGGCTGAGTGCGGAGCTCCTAGACGCAAGGTACCTTTTTTTATCGCCCGCCTaaaacaaggccaaggaaacGTAAAAGGGGGCTCCCTCTCGAGTCGAGAAATACGAGAAAAGAGGTGGTGATGCATCGAGAAAAGGCGCCTTGCCGGATCGAGGAGCGAAGCTGCTGCCACAAAAGTCTCTTGGTGATGCGGCTTGGAGTGACAGTGGACCCGTCATTCCATCAGTTCTCGAATGATAGCTGGGAGGCGCCTCTGGTGATGAAAGGGGGACGCAATCCATCCGAATTGGTAGACGAGGGGCCTTGCAAAAGAGTCGCATCTGGGTTGTCAGCCTCCGTACCCGTCCCCTATCCTCGAAAGAACAGCCGGGCCCCCTGGAGACGCCGAAGAGGCTGTTATCACTGGaagctctgctctgctccaTCCAAGCGTCTGGACTCTGACGAAGCTGGAACCAGCGGGCAATAGCTTCGAATTGTGGCGGCCACGATTTTAGCAGAGATCCTCTACCCCCTGAACGTCAGAGGCATCAGCTCAAGTAGCGCCAGGAGACGGCGCAGGTATCTTTTGGTGAAGAGTACCTGACCCCAAGTACTCCCAAGGAGGGCAGGCCACGTCTCACGTAGCACAGACCGCCCCAAGGTACCTGTCTTGGCGGGCATCTCGCTGTACCTTCAAGTCCCGCGTACCTGGCTTGACGATCGTAGACCCGCTCCTTGCTCATCCCCGGACACTCTGTTCATCCCCCATTCCTCCTGTCTCGACTCGAATCGACTCTCTTGTCACTGTCTTtattcctccttctcccccaTCACGAGCTTTCTCTGCATCGTGTGGCCTTGcatttcttttttccttGGTTGATTCAGGTCCACGGTCGACCATTTCAGGCGTCATTCCGAGTCCATCGAGGACGGGATGCTTGTTTGAGTGCCACCTTTAGTACAAAAGTTTCTCGGCCTTGCTTGGCTCCTAATCTTTTTTCGCCCTGTGCGCGCGCCCGCTCCCCGTCGCGACAGATCATCCTTTCTccatccttcatcatcaccttTTTCAGAGTCTTCGAGCCCTTCCTTTATTGACGGTTCAGCATCGTCGAATCCATCTTCACCATGGCTGCCGGTCATACGCGCTACGTGCGCTACATTGCGCTCGCGCTCTTTGTATGTGGCCGCCTCCTGCTCTCGCCAGCTTACGTCGCCACTCGCTAACGTGTCTTGTCCCAGACGCTCACTATGTTCTActtcttctccaactcgAGATACGAGGCCATCCCCGTTACCGGCAACGTTGGAAACTTCCCTGGTGGCCCTGGAAGCCCTGCAGCTGGTGGCAACCAGCAGGCTCCTGGCGCTGTTCCCAATGCCCCCAACTCTGGCAACTCTGTCAACTTCCCGCAAGGAGAGTCTGCGCCCGTTCccggcgatgatgatacTTCCCTCACCAAGGACGAGATTCCCGCCCAGaagcctgctgctgaggGTGCTGCTCCCGTTGAGCCCGAGGGCGCCGCTAAGCCTGCTGAGGAGCTCGCCAACGCTCCCATGGCCATGAACCCCGGCGAGCCTGGCTGGGACAACCTCCTGGGCACTGCTCCTGGTCCCCGCATGAACGCCACCTTTGTCACTCTTGCTCGAAACAGCGACGTTTGGGAGATTGCCGAGTCTATCCGTCAGGTCGAGGATCGTTTCAACCGACGATACAACTACGACTGGGTCTTCCTGAACGACAAGCCCTTCGATGATCAGTTCAAGAAGGTCACCACCTCTCTCTGCTCTGGTAAGACTCACTACGGCCTGATTCCTGAGGAGCACTGGTCCTTCCCCGAGTGGATTGAccaggagaaggccaagaaggttcGTGAGGACATGGCCGCCCGCAAGATCATCTACGGTGATTCCGTCAGCTACCGCCACATGTGCCGATTCGAGTCCGGTTTCTTCTTCCGACAGGAGCTCATGATGAACTACGAGTACTACTGGCGTGTTGAGCCCTCTGTCAAGCTCTTCTGCGATATCCACTACGACCCCTTCCGTGTCATGCACGAGAACAACAAGAAGTACAGCTTCGTTCTCTCTCTCTACGAGTACATTGACACCATTCCTACTCTCTGGGACAGCACCAAGAAGTTCATGGCCAACCACCCCGAGCACATTGCCGAGGACAACTCGATGCGATTCCTCAGTGACGACGGCGGCAACACTTACAACAAGTGCCACTTTGTGAGTTTTCAAGTGTCTCAAATGTCTTTATAGGTAGACTAACACTTTTCAGTGGTCCAACTTTGAGGTTGGTAGCCTTTCGTGGCTCCGAAGCAAGCCTTACCTCGACTTCTTTGAGTCTCTCGACAAGGACGGTGGTTTCTTCTACGAGCGATGGGGTGATGCTCCCGTCCACTCTATCGCtgctggtcttctcctcaagaaggagcagaTTCACTTCTTCAACGACATCGCCTACTACCACGTCCCCTTCACTCACTGCCCCACTGGTGAGCAGAAGCGTCTTGACCTCCGCTGCCACTGCAACCCCAAGGAGAACTTTGACTGGAAGGGCTACTCTTGTAAGCACTTGTAACTTGTGACGTGTGGATGATCTGGCTAACACAGCAACTAGGCACCTCCCGATATTACGAGCTCAACGGCATTGAGAAGCCCCAGGGCTACGAGGAGCAGCAGTAAAGCAACCGCATGGAGGTGATTAGCGGTGGGATTGTACGTTTATCATACAGGTTGTAATGCTCGGTAGATTGTTTGCCTTATTTTTAGGCCGCACTTGATGGGTGGGGTTGGGGATGTTCGCTCGTGGACAAAATTAGGCGTCTGGGTTTGAAATACTTTGGACAGCTTTGGTCATGTAGATGTGTATGAATCGATCGACTGTTTGGGATCTTTGGCATGCATGGCTGCTGAACTTGCTTAAAATAATGTACAATATCGATACATGGCCGTAGCCAGGTTCTATCATGACGGCCTTGAGCCATCCATCATTGCGCCATCTCAAGTCATCTCGACGATATATTAGA from Fusarium falciforme chromosome 2, complete sequence includes these protein-coding regions:
- a CDS encoding Transmembrane 9 superfamily member, whose protein sequence is MHFRDFAPSTALLTSLLAVPQLASAFYLPGVAPTTYKDGDKVPLYVNSIKPVAAPQDARLHSVVSYDYYHPAFQFCQPEGGPQYVSESLGSILFGDRIMTSPFELIMGKNETCKPLCETTYPEKSITFVKSRIEQGYSLNWLVDGLPAGQQIKDQLTGTTFYSSGFLLGQDDESDNILFNNHYEIWVEYHEVNNDASQRRVVGVVVEPSSKEYGGKADCGNHQPIVFNGKEKTVAFSYSVYWRKSDTAWATRWDKYLHVFDPKIHWFWLIDTAIIVVILVLTVMSILVRALKKDIARYNRLDQIDLDDFGGTSVVEDGVQEDSGWKLVHGDVFRPPPRPLLLSILAGNGVQLFCMTGCTILFALLGFLSPSNRGSLGTIMILLYTVLGFVGGYVSARTYKAWQGEAWKLNIALTPLLVPGIVFSCFFLLDLFLWAKQSSGAVPFTTMLVLVAIWFIISIPLSVAGSWLGFRAPGFEPPVRTNQIPRQIPPVSTYLKPIPSMLIVGLLPFGAIFVELYFIISSIWFSRIYYMFGFLFLCYGLMIVVCAAVTILMVYFLLCSENYNWQWRSFLAAGMSGGYIFLNCLLYLVTKVKLGGLAGTVLYIGYSALISFLFFILAGSIGYFASWWFVRKIYSSIKID